In Deltaproteobacteria bacterium, the following proteins share a genomic window:
- a CDS encoding transposase encodes MPRVARIVGYGYPHHIIQRGNNRENVFLDDDDKYFYLKLLKRYSERTNTSILSYCLMTNHVHLLLNPKEEKSLAKMMQGVALCYTQYFNKKNDRTGRLWECRYYSSVVDRGSYLWAVSRYIENNPVRAKIVSKAVDYSYSSASYHLTGKDNFVINEPFFEEGERDSYKKFIAEDCRDEEVGEIRKKTLLGHPLGDLAFIDRLSKLLGRKLVFRGKGRPKKED; translated from the coding sequence ATGCCAAGGGTCGCAAGAATAGTTGGATATGGATATCCCCATCACATCATTCAAAGAGGAAACAACAGAGAGAATGTTTTCCTCGATGATGATGATAAGTATTTTTACCTCAAGTTGCTGAAACGTTATTCAGAGCGAACCAATACATCAATATTATCTTACTGTCTTATGACAAATCATGTGCACCTGCTTCTAAATCCGAAGGAAGAAAAATCACTGGCAAAAATGATGCAGGGTGTAGCCTTATGCTATACACAATATTTTAATAAAAAAAACGACAGAACAGGCCGTCTATGGGAGTGTCGTTATTATTCGAGTGTCGTTGATAGAGGTTCATATCTCTGGGCTGTCAGCCGATATATTGAGAATAATCCTGTACGTGCAAAGATAGTAAGCAAAGCTGTTGACTATTCTTATTCCAGCGCATCCTATCACTTAACAGGGAAAGATAACTTTGTAATCAATGAACCATTTTTTGAAGAAGGAGAAAGGGATAGTTACAAAAAGTTTATAGCAGAGGATTGTCGTGATGAAGAAGTCGGAGAAATTCGGAAGAAAACGCTTCTTGGACACCCACTAGGGGACTTGGCTTTCATTGATAGGCTTTCGAAACTACTTGGCCGGAAGCTGGTATTTAGAGGAAAAGGACGCCCCAAAAAGGAAGATTAA
- a CDS encoding YcxB family protein, with protein MNIKYRNELTDLINFNEYQYKNSRQVKKQILKSNLWFSGGVFAGISYVSYLNNSIFLALIGFLIAAICFTLYPFYVRWWQVRNLKNQQNSDFMKSVLCDHELRIEEDGLIEKTDFNETKSPWNSVGPIVLKDAYSFVYLNEIQAHVLPKASIVHGNHDDFINALKNKVSHAEA; from the coding sequence ATGAATATCAAATATAGAAATGAATTAACCGATTTGATTAACTTTAATGAATACCAATATAAGAACTCTCGACAAGTTAAAAAACAAATTCTCAAGAGCAACTTATGGTTTTCTGGTGGCGTTTTTGCGGGAATTTCATATGTTTCCTATTTAAATAACAGCATATTTTTAGCTTTGATTGGCTTTCTCATTGCTGCCATTTGCTTTACACTGTATCCTTTTTATGTTCGTTGGTGGCAAGTACGGAATTTAAAAAACCAACAAAATAGTGACTTTATGAAGTCCGTTCTTTGCGATCATGAATTGAGAATTGAAGAAGATGGTCTCATTGAAAAGACAGATTTCAATGAAACCAAATCACCGTGGAATTCTGTTGGCCCTATTGTGCTTAAAGATGCTTACTCATTTGTTTATTTGAATGAGATTCAAGCACATGTACTGCCTAAAGCATCAATTGTTCATGGAAACCATGATGATTTTATTAATGCTTTAAAAAATAAGGTGTCTCATGCTGAGGCCTAA
- a CDS encoding C40 family peptidase: MNIRIPAFIAISIISLILFFLFWVQPINNAMLRLALIISGITFIVSSLLGVRKMKSLLCAFSVIIAVVFLFIANPTGSKIDEKDFRKNYVRNIKSYLDVKYVWGGETFQGIDCSGLPRKALIDTYREFGIFSFNGTALRESILHWWFDTSARAMRDGYRGNTIKKGEFDNILEIGNEIVLPGDIAVTSDGIHVLTYIGNGDWIHAEPGNQKVIIENVKNYSTPWFSAPIVLMSWKVLSTKKV, translated from the coding sequence ATGAATATAAGAATCCCTGCGTTCATTGCCATTTCCATTATTTCATTGATCCTATTCTTTCTGTTTTGGGTACAGCCGATCAATAATGCGATGTTGAGACTGGCATTAATTATTTCAGGAATAACATTTATTGTTTCTTCGCTGCTTGGTGTACGAAAGATGAAGAGCTTGTTATGCGCATTTTCCGTTATCATAGCTGTAGTGTTTTTATTTATAGCAAATCCAACTGGATCGAAGATTGATGAGAAAGATTTTCGTAAAAACTATGTCCGCAATATTAAAAGTTATTTAGATGTTAAATATGTATGGGGAGGGGAAACCTTTCAAGGAATAGATTGCTCAGGCTTGCCGAGGAAAGCTCTGATAGACACTTACAGAGAGTTTGGAATATTCAGTTTTAATGGTACGGCACTTAGAGAATCAATTTTGCATTGGTGGTTCGATACTTCAGCCAGAGCTATGCGTGATGGCTATCGTGGGAACACAATTAAAAAAGGAGAATTTGATAATATCCTGGAGATAGGCAATGAAATCGTTCTGCCTGGAGATATTGCTGTTACGAGTGACGGAATACACGTTCTAACTTATATCGGCAATGGTGATTGGATACATGCTGAACCTGGCAATCAAAAAGTGATTATTGAGAATGTTAAAAATTACAGTACTCCCTGGTTTTCTGCTCCAATTGTTTTAATGTCATGGAAGGTATTGAGTACCAAAAAAGTATAA
- a CDS encoding DUF3592 domain-containing protein, whose protein sequence is MARKKTKKNNFDNSNSDNQNIVFMKILGLLTLFVLFVMGMQYNQLKGTFFSDKLDLVETDGRVIKSNRVTKTSRGLSYHYNIVYEYYVNGKQYQSNQVSFGATGSKDKAFSKKYILKYPSGKPVTVYYDLNNPGFAVLEPEVTSERSWYILTGIIFLNFLLFGYLWFSGRKKVAIPQ, encoded by the coding sequence GTGGCACGTAAAAAGACAAAGAAAAACAATTTTGATAATTCTAACAGTGATAATCAAAATATTGTTTTCATGAAAATATTAGGGTTACTCACTCTCTTCGTTTTATTTGTCATGGGTATGCAATATAATCAATTAAAAGGGACATTTTTTAGTGATAAACTTGATTTGGTTGAAACAGATGGGCGAGTAATAAAATCCAATCGAGTCACTAAAACAAGTCGAGGACTTTCCTATCATTACAATATTGTCTATGAATATTATGTCAATGGAAAGCAATATCAATCTAATCAAGTTAGTTTCGGAGCGACAGGCTCAAAAGATAAGGCATTTAGCAAAAAATACATTCTTAAATACCCAAGTGGCAAGCCTGTTACAGTATATTATGACCTTAATAACCCTGGTTTTGCTGTACTTGAACCAGAAGTTACAAGCGAGCGTAGTTGGTATATTTTAACAGGAATTATTTTTCTTAATTTCTTATTATTTGGTTATTTGTGGTTCTCGGGTAGAAAGAAAGTAGCTATTCCACAATAA
- a CDS encoding SPFH domain-containing protein, translated as MKKNAIIIVIGAVILSFIAYENARYTLDDDDLVVITQFGELTGTARNVSGEYFKIPFIHKAHYLIKTPRIMKIKPEIMTKDRQVHQLESRAVWKISDPVKYYRSLNSDKLARDYVYDKVVEALYPIIDKYEYKELIDEAKSAQLKELYGRYDIQQRIKEASESKLSDVGIGLDYFELKLAGSA; from the coding sequence ATGAAAAAGAATGCCATCATAATAGTCATAGGTGCCGTTATCCTCTCTTTCATTGCATATGAAAATGCGAGATATACACTTGATGATGACGATCTAGTTGTAATTACCCAATTTGGAGAGTTAACAGGCACCGCTCGAAATGTCTCCGGCGAATACTTCAAAATCCCCTTCATACATAAAGCACATTACTTGATTAAAACGCCACGCATAATGAAAATTAAGCCTGAGATAATGACGAAAGACAGGCAAGTTCATCAATTGGAAAGCCGTGCTGTTTGGAAAATTTCCGACCCTGTTAAATATTATCGAAGCTTAAACAGCGACAAACTTGCAAGAGATTATGTTTATGATAAAGTTGTTGAAGCTTTATATCCAATTATCGACAAATACGAATATAAAGAGCTTATTGATGAAGCTAAAAGCGCACAGCTTAAGGAGCTTTACGGCAGATATGACATCCAACAAAGAATAAAAGAAGCTTCAGAGTCAAAACTTTCAGACGTTGGAATTGGACTGGACTATTTCGAACTTAAACTTGCTGGGTCAGCATAG